In one Pseudomonas sp. 31-12 genomic region, the following are encoded:
- the ampC gene encoding class C beta-lactamase: MYKFHLPRLASFSAFALLLGASHCMAATKSDDQLDALVKAAIGPVMQQQNIPGVAVAITLNGQQHYFNYGVASKEDGKPVSQDTLFEIGSVSKTFATTLAAYAQASGKLSLSDRASQVWPDLRGSAFDTISVLQLATYTAGGLPLQFPDEADRPDKMLAYFKQWKPVYAAGTHRQYSNPSLGLSGYLAAKSMGQPFDELMEKTLLPKLGLKHTYLKVPQDQMGLYAQGYGKDGSPVRVSPGALDSEAYGVKTSAADLLRYVEANLKPATLEKPLQQAIALTHSGYYTVGKMTQGLGWEHYHYPASLDTLLNGNSTEMAMAAHKVQWLNPPQPAQDAAWFNKTGSTGGFGAYVAFVPSEDIGIVILANKNYPNSERIKLAHNILSALTE, encoded by the coding sequence ATGTACAAATTTCATCTGCCAAGATTGGCGTCCTTCAGCGCTTTCGCCCTGTTGCTCGGCGCAAGTCACTGTATGGCCGCCACAAAATCCGACGATCAACTCGATGCCCTGGTGAAAGCCGCCATCGGCCCGGTCATGCAACAACAGAATATTCCCGGCGTAGCCGTCGCGATCACCCTGAATGGCCAACAGCATTACTTTAACTACGGCGTGGCCTCGAAAGAGGACGGCAAACCGGTCAGCCAAGACACCCTGTTCGAAATTGGTTCGGTGAGTAAAACCTTCGCCACGACGTTGGCAGCTTATGCCCAGGCCAGCGGCAAGTTGTCCCTGTCTGACCGGGCCAGCCAGGTGTGGCCTGACTTGCGAGGCAGTGCGTTCGACACTATCAGCGTGTTGCAACTCGCCACCTACACCGCTGGCGGGCTGCCGCTGCAGTTCCCTGACGAGGCCGATCGTCCAGACAAAATGCTGGCCTATTTCAAACAATGGAAACCGGTGTATGCCGCAGGCACCCACCGCCAGTATTCAAACCCCAGCCTTGGGCTGTCCGGTTATCTGGCGGCCAAAAGCATGGGCCAGCCGTTTGATGAGTTGATGGAAAAAACCCTGCTACCGAAACTCGGCCTCAAGCACACCTACCTCAAAGTGCCGCAGGATCAGATGGGGCTTTATGCCCAGGGTTACGGCAAGGATGGCAGTCCGGTGCGGGTGAGCCCGGGCGCACTGGATTCGGAGGCCTATGGCGTAAAAACCAGCGCGGCGGATTTGCTTCGTTATGTTGAAGCGAACCTGAAACCGGCGACGCTGGAGAAGCCATTGCAGCAAGCGATCGCCCTGACTCACAGCGGTTACTACACCGTGGGCAAGATGACGCAGGGGTTGGGATGGGAGCACTACCACTATCCGGCCAGCCTCGATACGTTGCTGAATGGCAACTCGACGGAGATGGCGATGGCGGCGCATAAAGTCCAGTGGCTGAACCCACCGCAACCTGCGCAAGACGCGGCATGGTTCAACAAGACCGGGTCGACGGGTGGTTTCGGGGCTTATGTCGCGTTCGTGCCTTCGGAAGATATCGGTATCGTTATTCTGGCGAACAAGAATTACCCGAACTCGGAGCGAATAAAGCTGGCTCACAACATACTGAGTGCCCTGACCGAATAA
- a CDS encoding VOC family protein — protein MSAQLNHTIVWCRDKQISAHYLAEILGLPAPEPFGPMLVVKFDNGVSLDFYDNDPPIASQHYAFLIGDEDFDAAFARLQARKQPWWADPGKQRPYEINDYGGGRRVYFDDPDGHLLEILTRP, from the coding sequence ATGAGCGCTCAGTTAAACCACACCATTGTCTGGTGCCGAGACAAGCAGATCTCGGCCCATTACCTCGCCGAGATCCTCGGCCTGCCCGCTCCCGAGCCGTTCGGGCCGATGCTGGTCGTCAAGTTCGACAATGGCGTGTCGCTGGATTTCTATGACAACGACCCGCCCATCGCTTCCCAGCACTATGCGTTTTTGATCGGCGATGAGGATTTCGATGCGGCCTTCGCACGCCTGCAAGCGCGCAAGCAACCCTGGTGGGCTGATCCCGGCAAGCAACGGCCGTACGAGATCAACGATTACGGCGGTGGCCGGCGGGTTTATTTCGATGACCCGGACGGGCATCTGCTGGAGATTCTCACACGGCCCTGA
- a CDS encoding sulfite exporter TauE/SafE family protein, translating to MDFVNFGLVVAGLVVGFIVGMTGVGGGSLMTPILLWFGINPATAVGTDLLYAAITKSSGVLVHRKNNNIDWAITGWLTLGSVPAVALTLWFLSSLQTSPDAMNAVIKQALGFVLFATALAIFFKKRLLDFAHKRAGGHYNPSGSRLNFLTVITGLVLGSMVALTSIGAGALGTVALFILYPLLPTRRLVGTEIAHAVPLTLVAGLGHASMGNMDWHVLGYLLIGSLPGIYLGSHLTGRISDEVLRPCLATMLVLIGYKLAF from the coding sequence ATGGATTTCGTTAACTTCGGGTTGGTGGTTGCAGGATTGGTCGTCGGCTTTATCGTCGGCATGACTGGCGTGGGCGGAGGGTCGTTGATGACCCCGATTCTGTTGTGGTTCGGGATCAATCCGGCCACGGCGGTGGGCACCGACTTGCTGTACGCGGCCATTACCAAATCCAGCGGTGTGCTGGTCCATCGCAAGAACAACAACATCGACTGGGCGATTACCGGTTGGCTTACTCTCGGCAGTGTGCCGGCGGTGGCGCTGACGCTGTGGTTCCTCAGCAGTTTGCAGACTTCACCCGATGCGATGAACGCCGTCATCAAACAGGCGCTCGGCTTCGTTCTGTTTGCCACGGCCCTGGCGATTTTCTTCAAAAAACGCCTGCTCGACTTCGCCCACAAACGGGCGGGCGGCCATTACAACCCCAGCGGTTCGCGCCTGAATTTTCTGACGGTCATCACCGGCCTGGTCCTGGGCAGCATGGTCGCGCTGACCTCGATCGGTGCCGGCGCCCTCGGCACCGTAGCGCTGTTCATCCTCTATCCGTTGCTGCCGACACGCCGCCTCGTCGGCACGGAAATCGCCCACGCCGTGCCCCTGACCCTGGTCGCCGGCCTGGGTCACGCGAGCATGGGCAACATGGATTGGCACGTGTTGGGTTACTTGCTGATCGGTTCGCTGCCGGGGATTTACCTGGGCAGTCACTTGACCGGTCGCATCTCTGACGAAGTGCTGCGTCCGTGCCTGGCCACGATGCTGGTGCTGATCGGCTACAAACTGGCGTTCTGA
- a CDS encoding LysR family transcriptional regulator, producing the protein MIRPHLPLNALRAFEASARHLSFTRAAVELFVTPAAVSHQVKSLEAQLNVTLFKRLPRGLMMTSEGETLLPVLRESFDRIAETLERFEGGHFREVLTVGAVGTFAVGWLLPRLADFQSKHPFIDLRLSTNNNRVDVAAEGLDYAIRFGAGAWHGIEALKLIEAPLSVLCVPEIAGQLQEPADLLKQTLLRSYRTDEWPEWFLAAGLPANTPAPKSIVFDSSLAMMEAALQGAGIALAPPLMFARQLAAGAIEQPFDIGITTGSYWLTRLQSRPETSAMTMFKEWLLQASG; encoded by the coding sequence ATGATTCGTCCTCATCTGCCGCTGAATGCATTGCGCGCCTTCGAGGCTTCCGCGCGCCATTTGAGCTTCACTCGGGCGGCGGTGGAGTTGTTCGTCACGCCAGCGGCGGTCAGTCATCAAGTCAAAAGCCTTGAAGCCCAGCTTAACGTGACGCTGTTCAAACGCTTGCCCCGCGGCCTGATGATGACCAGTGAGGGTGAAACCTTGCTGCCGGTATTGCGCGAGTCTTTCGACCGGATTGCCGAAACCCTTGAGCGTTTCGAAGGGGGGCATTTTCGTGAAGTGTTGACGGTGGGCGCGGTGGGAACGTTTGCGGTGGGTTGGCTGTTGCCGCGACTGGCGGACTTCCAGTCGAAACATCCGTTCATAGATTTGCGCCTGTCGACCAACAACAACCGGGTGGACGTGGCCGCCGAAGGGCTGGATTACGCCATCCGATTTGGCGCCGGCGCCTGGCACGGGATCGAAGCGCTAAAACTGATTGAGGCGCCGTTGTCGGTGCTCTGCGTTCCGGAAATAGCCGGGCAGTTGCAAGAACCTGCCGATCTGCTCAAGCAGACGCTGTTGCGTTCCTACCGCACGGATGAGTGGCCCGAATGGTTTCTGGCTGCCGGGTTGCCAGCCAATACGCCGGCGCCGAAAAGCATTGTCTTCGACTCTTCGCTGGCCATGATGGAAGCCGCCCTACAGGGCGCCGGCATCGCCTTGGCGCCGCCACTGATGTTTGCCCGGCAACTGGCGGCGGGGGCGATCGAGCAACCGTTCGACATCGGCATCACCACCGGCAGTTATTGGCTGACTCGTTTGCAGTCGCGCCCTGAAACGTCGGCGATGACGATGTTCAAGGAGTGGCTGCTGCAAGCTTCGGGCTGA
- a CDS encoding DUF4174 domain-containing protein — MLIRSLTLTTLLAFAGPLLAAEDGSPLDIDKGRARPLIVIAPSTVDPVWTGLKKSLSDPANKDGIAQRNIRVYTVLNMFGQQDGKDLGQQDTMALIRSLKLGAGALPKVILVGKDGEKKFESSGDESRSVDLKKIFDTIDALPATEKEAAPPTVATPVVAEPAAKGAKGAKPGKPAKPAKPPEMPDD; from the coding sequence ATGCTCATCAGGTCTTTGACCCTGACTACCTTGCTGGCTTTCGCCGGCCCCTTGCTCGCCGCCGAAGACGGCTCGCCTCTGGACATTGACAAGGGCAGGGCCCGGCCACTGATTGTGATTGCGCCCAGCACCGTAGACCCGGTCTGGACGGGCCTGAAAAAGTCGCTGAGTGATCCGGCCAACAAGGACGGTATCGCCCAACGCAATATCAGGGTGTACACGGTGCTGAACATGTTCGGTCAACAGGACGGCAAGGACCTCGGCCAACAGGACACCATGGCGCTGATCCGTTCGCTGAAGCTCGGCGCGGGGGCGTTGCCCAAAGTCATCCTGGTGGGCAAGGACGGCGAGAAGAAGTTCGAGAGTTCGGGGGATGAATCAAGGTCGGTCGATTTGAAGAAAATCTTCGACACCATCGACGCCCTGCCGGCGACCGAGAAAGAAGCCGCGCCGCCGACAGTCGCAACGCCCGTCGTCGCCGAACCGGCCGCCAAAGGCGCCAAGGGCGCAAAACCGGGTAAACCGGCGAAACCGGCCAAGCCCCCTGAAATGCCGGACGATTGA
- a CDS encoding aldose epimerase family protein — MLQSRHLLSGLGLSLMIATLTAQAAGLSSEHKVFGKTNDGTPVEQYVLRNSHGLQATVITYGGILQSLKVPDKNGKLDDVVLGFDDVQGYQSGTAYFGATIGRFGNRLANGAFELDGKRYQVPLNDGSNSLHGGPQGFDKHVWKAQPSKGKDSVGVTLTYLSADGEMGFPGNLKTEVTYSLTENNELRIDYKASTDKPTVLNLTNHSYFNLAGAGNGDVLKQLVTLHSTHYTPVTAKLIPTGELAPVAGTPMDFTQPTAIGKNIKADHPQLKFAEPKQGGFDFNWVLDAKGDVGKLAADVSDPQSGRRLQLYTSEPGVQFYTSNFLDGTVKGKGGKVYPHWGAFTLETQHYPDSPNQPNFPSTRLDPGKTYTQSTVLKFSAN, encoded by the coding sequence ATGCTGCAATCCCGACACCTGCTCTCCGGCCTCGGACTGTCCCTGATGATCGCCACCCTCACCGCTCAAGCGGCTGGCCTGTCCAGCGAACACAAAGTCTTCGGCAAGACCAACGACGGCACCCCCGTCGAGCAATACGTCTTGCGCAACAGCCATGGCCTGCAAGCCACGGTCATCACCTACGGCGGCATCTTGCAGTCGCTGAAAGTACCGGACAAAAACGGCAAGCTCGACGATGTGGTGTTGGGTTTCGACGATGTGCAGGGCTATCAGAGCGGCACCGCGTACTTTGGCGCGACCATCGGGCGTTTCGGAAATCGCCTGGCCAACGGCGCGTTCGAACTGGATGGCAAACGCTATCAAGTGCCGCTTAATGACGGCTCCAACTCGCTGCACGGCGGCCCGCAAGGGTTTGACAAACACGTGTGGAAAGCCCAGCCGAGCAAAGGCAAGGATTCGGTGGGCGTAACCCTGACATATCTGTCGGCGGACGGTGAAATGGGCTTCCCCGGCAACCTCAAAACCGAGGTCACCTACAGCCTCACCGAGAACAATGAGTTGCGCATCGACTACAAGGCCAGCACCGATAAACCGACCGTGCTGAACCTGACCAACCACAGCTACTTCAACCTCGCCGGCGCCGGCAACGGGGATGTGCTGAAACAGCTCGTCACCCTGCATTCGACCCACTACACGCCGGTCACCGCCAAGCTGATTCCGACCGGCGAACTGGCTCCGGTCGCCGGTACGCCGATGGACTTCACGCAGCCCACCGCCATTGGTAAAAACATCAAGGCCGATCACCCGCAACTGAAATTCGCCGAGCCCAAACAAGGCGGTTTCGATTTCAACTGGGTCCTGGACGCCAAGGGTGACGTTGGCAAACTGGCCGCCGATGTCAGTGATCCGCAATCGGGGCGCCGCTTGCAGCTCTACACCAGCGAACCCGGCGTGCAGTTCTACACCAGCAACTTCCTCGATGGCACGGTCAAGGGCAAGGGTGGCAAGGTTTATCCGCATTGGGGCGCGTTCACGCTGGAGACTCAGCACTATCCCGACTCGCCAAACCAGCCGAACTTCCCGTCCACGCGACTCGACCCGGGTAAAACCTATACCCAGAGCACCGTGCTGAAGTTTTCGGCTAACTAA
- a CDS encoding DUF6124 family protein, producing the protein MKKFGKNDPQRPTDASHLKLVRLGETTGHGTSIRVRKPRRSVPINQILSVAPGVDTITLLHQACETLASLNAVIMSFADKLDGSNRAMLGAIQQLTGIAELMVNQVRGNLDPRNDAPDPQTPTRH; encoded by the coding sequence ATGAAGAAGTTCGGCAAGAATGATCCGCAACGCCCAACCGATGCCAGTCACCTGAAGCTCGTCAGGCTGGGAGAAACGACCGGGCACGGCACCAGCATTCGCGTGCGCAAGCCAAGGCGTTCCGTCCCGATCAACCAAATCTTGTCAGTTGCCCCGGGCGTCGACACCATCACCCTCTTGCATCAGGCCTGCGAGACCCTTGCTTCGCTGAATGCCGTGATTATGAGTTTTGCCGACAAGCTGGATGGCTCGAACCGAGCGATGTTGGGGGCGATTCAGCAACTGACAGGGATTGCGGAGTTGATGGTGAATCAGGTTCGGGGCAACCTTGATCCGAGGAACGATGCGCCTGACCCTCAGACGCCGACCCGGCATTGA
- a CDS encoding autotransporter outer membrane beta-barrel domain-containing protein: MPGSRAEVGGGVRVTAAEKHNFFAEAGYTKGNDIEQPWAVTVGYRYTW, translated from the coding sequence TTGCCGGGCTCACGGGCCGAGGTGGGGGGTGGCGTCAGGGTGACGGCGGCTGAAAAACACAACTTCTTCGCCGAAGCGGGCTATACCAAAGGCAACGATATCGAACAGCCTTGGGCAGTGACGGTCGGCTATCGCTACACCTGGTAA